The following coding sequences are from one Psychrobacter sp. AH5 window:
- a CDS encoding ATP-binding cassette domain-containing protein, producing the protein MIKISNLSHHIGKQQILHSIYLSLPPAQVIALIGPNGAGKSTLFSVMARLQPLQNGQVSFLVDNKEHDIVNSDARSLAKTVAMLSQDNNVQGRLRVHELLMFGRYPYHQGRPTVSDQQKVDEIIERFELQELANRFLSTLSGGQCQRVLIAMIVCQDTPYLLLDEPLNNLDMYHAGRLMRELRSLSHNQQKTVVIVLHDINQAAQFADTVVTMKDGQVLAVGSPNEVLTPETMKQLYEVEVTVLSHQGRPVIVDTV; encoded by the coding sequence ATGATTAAAATAAGTAATCTCTCACATCATATTGGCAAGCAGCAAATCTTGCATAGCATTTATTTATCCCTGCCTCCCGCGCAAGTGATCGCCTTGATCGGCCCTAATGGCGCAGGCAAATCAACCTTGTTCTCAGTCATGGCACGGCTGCAACCATTACAAAACGGGCAAGTGAGCTTTTTGGTAGATAATAAAGAGCATGACATTGTCAATAGTGATGCTCGCAGCTTAGCAAAAACAGTAGCGATGCTCAGCCAAGATAATAATGTGCAAGGACGCCTGCGCGTGCATGAGCTATTGATGTTTGGGCGCTACCCTTATCATCAGGGACGTCCTACTGTCAGCGACCAACAAAAAGTCGATGAGATCATTGAGCGCTTTGAATTACAAGAGCTGGCCAATCGTTTTTTATCGACGCTATCAGGCGGTCAGTGTCAGCGCGTCTTGATTGCGATGATTGTCTGCCAAGATACGCCTTATCTGCTGCTCGATGAGCCGCTCAACAATTTGGACATGTACCACGCCGGACGTCTGATGCGTGAGCTGCGCAGCTTGAGCCATAACCAGCAAAAAACGGTGGTCATCGTCTTGCACGATATCAATCAAGCGGCGCAGTTTGCCGATACGGTGGTGACCATGAAAGACGGTCAAGTGCTGGCGGTTGGCAGTCCTAATGAGGTACTAACGCCAGAGACTATGAAACAATTATACGAGGTTGAGGTGACCGTACTGAGCCACCAAGGCCGTCCGGTCATTGTAGATACCGTTTAA
- a CDS encoding iron chelate uptake ABC transporter family permease subunit, giving the protein MPLPFASHVTSINTDSDVCSYGKLTRLWQALAAHPLLVASTILLLSALLFLTLNVNGHWDFALPLRGKKLLALMVVGYAIGVSTLLFQTLTHNPILTPSLLGFDSLYVLLQSLLVFFLGAISFTSINPIAKFILEVALMFGASLLLFKVLFSKSSQDLTRLILVGVIFGVLFRSLSALIARLINPDDFVVVQAASYAQFNTINPQLLGISIAICIVTAWAIWRWRYQCDVLMLGKAQAINLGINYQRLAFGLLTLIAVLVATATALVGPVTFFGLLVCALTNRLASDMTHSQRLILVSLIAMICLVLGQALFEQVLGMAGVLSVVIELAGGLVFLILIFMTHRRRV; this is encoded by the coding sequence ATGCCTTTGCCATTTGCCTCTCATGTTACCAGTATAAATACCGATAGCGATGTTTGCTCTTATGGCAAGCTTACACGTCTGTGGCAAGCGTTGGCTGCACACCCGCTACTAGTAGCAAGTACTATTTTACTGCTCTCAGCCCTGCTATTTTTGACCCTCAATGTCAATGGGCACTGGGATTTTGCTTTGCCCTTACGCGGCAAAAAGCTGCTCGCTTTGATGGTAGTCGGCTATGCTATCGGCGTATCAACGCTACTGTTTCAAACGCTAACGCATAATCCGATTCTCACGCCATCATTATTGGGATTTGACTCCTTATATGTACTGCTGCAAAGTTTGCTAGTGTTTTTCTTAGGCGCTATTAGCTTTACTAGCATTAATCCTATTGCCAAATTCATCCTTGAAGTTGCGTTGATGTTTGGCGCCTCATTATTACTATTCAAAGTTTTATTCTCAAAAAGCAGTCAGGATTTGACGCGGCTAATATTGGTAGGGGTTATCTTTGGCGTATTGTTTCGTAGCCTATCCGCGCTGATCGCTAGGCTCATTAATCCTGATGATTTTGTAGTGGTGCAAGCCGCCAGTTACGCACAGTTCAATACCATCAATCCGCAGCTACTCGGTATCAGCATTGCTATCTGCATAGTTACTGCTTGGGCTATTTGGCGCTGGCGTTATCAATGTGATGTGCTGATGCTCGGTAAGGCGCAAGCGATCAACTTAGGCATCAATTATCAGCGGTTGGCTTTTGGATTGTTGACATTGATCGCGGTGTTAGTCGCTACCGCCACCGCTTTAGTCGGTCCGGTGACTTTCTTTGGCCTACTCGTCTGTGCTTTGACCAATCGACTCGCTAGTGATATGACGCACTCTCAGCGCCTAATATTAGTCAGTCTAATCGCCATGATTTGCTTGGTACTAGGGCAAGCACTCTTTGAGCAAGTATTAGGTATGGCGGGTGTGTTGTCGGTAGTCATTGAGCTGGCGGGCGGGCTAGTCTTTTTAATACTAATATTTATGACTCATCGCCGCCGAGTATAG
- a CDS encoding iron chelate uptake ABC transporter family permease subunit, producing MPLFSRRYYDMHTASPKIPRVSKKWQQHDKPSKAAIPPWLINSASLVVMGLLVLLSLSIGVADFSWSGMLQGLISHSANADSSLMLVSRLPRTIAIILTGIAMAVAGMIIQVVLKNRFVEPSMVGATQSAALGLLVVSLLFPASTLMVKMSVATITAVLGMMLFMGLIRRIPPTDFLLIPLIGIVFGGIIEAVTTFIAYQTETLQMLSVWQFGDFSSVLAGRYELLWLTGGLCVIAYMIADKLTIVGLGDNIALNLGISKRQVTWLGVGMVAMMSAMVVVTVGMIPFIGLIVPNIVSRIMGDKLRRSLPAVALLGASAVLLCDIIGRSIRYPFEVPVATVFGVVGTVVFLWLLLRAPSEA from the coding sequence ATGCCGTTATTTTCTCGCCGCTATTATGATATGCATACTGCTAGCCCAAAGATACCTCGCGTATCAAAAAAGTGGCAGCAGCATGATAAGCCCTCTAAAGCTGCTATACCGCCTTGGCTAATCAATAGCGCCAGCTTAGTAGTGATGGGGTTATTAGTATTACTAAGCTTATCGATTGGCGTCGCTGATTTTTCTTGGTCGGGTATGCTACAAGGCTTGATTAGCCATAGCGCCAACGCCGATAGCTCGCTGATGTTAGTGAGTCGTTTGCCACGTACTATTGCCATTATCCTAACTGGTATTGCGATGGCGGTCGCGGGTATGATTATTCAAGTGGTGCTAAAAAACCGCTTCGTTGAGCCCTCCATGGTTGGCGCGACTCAAAGCGCTGCCTTGGGATTATTAGTCGTCAGCCTGCTATTCCCTGCCAGCACCTTGATGGTGAAGATGAGCGTGGCGACTATCACCGCCGTGCTGGGTATGATGCTATTTATGGGGCTTATCCGCCGTATCCCGCCCACTGATTTTTTGCTCATTCCGCTGATAGGTATCGTCTTTGGCGGTATTATCGAGGCGGTGACGACCTTTATTGCTTATCAGACCGAAACGCTGCAAATGCTTAGCGTTTGGCAGTTTGGTGATTTCTCTAGCGTCTTAGCAGGACGCTATGAGCTACTTTGGCTGACCGGCGGCCTGTGTGTCATCGCTTATATGATTGCTGATAAGCTGACCATCGTCGGTTTGGGCGATAACATTGCCTTAAACTTAGGCATCAGTAAGCGTCAGGTGACTTGGCTAGGCGTCGGCATGGTAGCGATGATGAGCGCGATGGTAGTAGTGACGGTCGGTATGATTCCCTTTATTGGCCTCATTGTGCCTAATATCGTTAGCCGTATCATGGGGGATAAATTGCGCCGCAGCTTGCCGGCGGTCGCGCTTCTTGGTGCATCGGCAGTACTCTTGTGCGATATCATTGGGCGCTCTATTCGCTATCCGTTTGAAGTGCCCGTAGCGACAGTGTTTGGCGTAGTAGGCACGGTGGTATTTTTATGGCTGCTGCTGCGTGCGCCAAGCGAGGCGTAA
- a CDS encoding siderophore ABC transporter substrate-binding protein produces the protein MSNPTITTQSPLFKRPLLAAMSAALLVSISLTGCTSPDSSETDIDDTKVENKTADAASNVANNDAVSVATIDVDTVKGDVTLPMNPSPIVVYDMSLLQDLAALDVAVTGIPSGLKLDNLSSKNQPDPEEVGTVFEPDLEALNAIQPQAILVGSRMAEKYHELSTIAPTLDMTIDTANIYESSKQRLHDLGALFGKSDEALKLQQNIDNKIAQTQKVTQDKGAGLVVMVNGNKLSAYGDKSRYGFIHNVLGVPMADKQITDAAHGQPISFEYIQKMNPDWLFVVDRSAAIGEDSVGAKAVLNNPLVAQTSAWSKDQVVYLSPDSYLAFGGYYQWMKDLDTINTAFTKAQ, from the coding sequence CATCACCTGACTCTAGTGAGACTGATATAGACGATACTAAGGTTGAGAATAAAACGGCTGATGCCGCCTCAAACGTTGCTAACAACGATGCGGTTTCTGTAGCTACTATCGATGTTGATACGGTAAAAGGCGATGTCACTTTGCCAATGAATCCCTCACCGATAGTGGTCTATGACATGAGCCTATTACAAGACTTAGCTGCGCTCGATGTGGCGGTTACTGGTATACCAAGCGGTCTAAAACTAGATAATTTATCCTCAAAAAACCAGCCTGACCCTGAAGAAGTAGGCACGGTGTTCGAGCCTGATCTTGAGGCGTTAAATGCTATACAGCCGCAAGCTATCTTAGTTGGCTCTCGTATGGCTGAGAAATACCATGAGCTATCAACTATTGCGCCGACGCTCGATATGACTATTGATACAGCTAACATTTATGAGTCAAGTAAACAGCGCTTGCACGACTTAGGCGCGCTATTTGGCAAGAGTGATGAAGCTCTAAAACTACAGCAAAATATCGATAATAAGATCGCTCAAACTCAAAAAGTCACTCAAGATAAAGGAGCGGGCCTGGTCGTGATGGTCAATGGCAATAAGCTGTCGGCCTATGGTGACAAATCAAGATATGGTTTTATTCATAATGTGCTTGGGGTGCCAATGGCGGATAAGCAAATTACTGACGCCGCTCATGGTCAGCCAATCTCGTTTGAGTATATACAAAAGATGAATCCGGACTGGTTGTTTGTAGTAGATCGTAGCGCGGCTATCGGTGAGGACAGCGTTGGCGCTAAAGCGGTACTAAACAATCCATTAGTGGCGCAAACAAGCGCTTGGAGTAAAGATCAAGTGGTCTATCTAAGCCCAGACTCCTATCTTGCTTTTGGCGGCTACTATCAATGGATGAAGGATTTGGACACTATCAATACCGCCTTTACCAAAGCACAGTAA